One window of candidate division KSB1 bacterium genomic DNA carries:
- a CDS encoding PorV/PorQ family protein — protein sequence MRKFFAALVLLVLCITGNQARAQFVRNVSKVGTTAAAFLEIEVGGRALGMGGGFVGHANDASALYWNVGGISRLPRNELLLSHTQWLADIRFDYAGFVLKLGPDRALGISLTSMTMGEMEVRTVFYPEGTGERFTAGSFALAGSYGWNLTDRFSIGFTAKYVHETVWHMRANGFAVDVGTLFTTQFHGMRLGMSISNFGTKMRLEGKDTQVTHDIDPVKTGNNERILAHLDTDRWPMPLIFRVGIGAELFQDSWNRLSVGIDAVHPNDNTEYVNLGLEYAFRGYFFARAGYKSLFLRDGEEGFTAGFGLRYPVTPSLVVKADVAYCDFGRLDSVQKVSLSLEF from the coding sequence ATGAGGAAGTTCTTCGCAGCCTTGGTTCTGTTAGTCCTTTGTATTACGGGGAATCAGGCAAGGGCGCAGTTTGTGCGCAATGTCTCCAAGGTTGGAACTACCGCGGCTGCCTTCTTGGAGATCGAGGTGGGAGGGCGTGCCCTGGGCATGGGCGGAGGCTTTGTGGGTCACGCCAATGACGCCTCCGCGCTCTACTGGAACGTGGGCGGGATCTCGCGACTTCCCAGGAATGAGCTGCTCCTGAGCCACACCCAGTGGCTGGCGGATATCCGCTTTGACTACGCGGGGTTTGTTCTCAAGCTGGGGCCCGACCGTGCGCTCGGCATCAGTCTGACCAGCATGACTATGGGGGAGATGGAAGTGCGCACCGTCTTTTACCCGGAAGGTACCGGGGAACGTTTCACGGCTGGGTCGTTCGCCCTCGCCGGAAGCTATGGCTGGAACCTAACCGATCGCTTCTCTATCGGCTTCACGGCCAAGTACGTCCACGAGACCGTATGGCATATGCGGGCAAACGGCTTCGCGGTCGACGTGGGGACGCTCTTCACCACGCAGTTCCATGGGATGCGGCTGGGTATGAGCATCTCGAATTTCGGCACCAAGATGCGACTGGAAGGAAAAGATACCCAGGTTACCCACGACATCGATCCGGTCAAGACAGGGAACAACGAGCGGATCCTTGCCCACCTGGATACCGACCGCTGGCCGATGCCCCTCATCTTCCGGGTCGGAATTGGGGCAGAGCTCTTTCAAGATAGCTGGAACCGCCTTTCCGTCGGGATTGATGCTGTGCACCCCAACGACAATACAGAGTACGTGAACCTGGGGCTGGAGTACGCTTTCCGAGGCTACTTCTTTGCACGGGCGGGCTACAAGAGCCTCTTCCTGCGCGACGGAGAGGAAGGCTTCACAGCTGGCTTTGGCCTCCGCTATCCTGTGACCCCTTCGCTTGTGGTCAAAGCGGACGTCGCCTACTGTGATTTCGGCCGATTGGACAGCGTGCAGAAGGTATCCCTTTCGCTGGAATTCTGA
- a CDS encoding M28 family peptidase, translating into MRTDLAYRRLLLLLFAWAAAWTDLSAQDPLERGMNAISRDQMKAVVATLVDAGGHGSRVTFTAGNDSAAQWILRTLRSLPLDSSWADTFYATQATPPWNAHPLVNVVGLLRGTERPHEIVVLGAHYDCSASNEGDWPRSWFQIPAPGADDNASGVAIVLEIARVLGEIGYRGSRSLLVAAFAAEETSPAIPAGVADTLRHHLGSAELAARLREEEAHVSSVLILDMVGYNPGASYLDFVADKPSQGIALYARSLIRELGLPLECNDPPFPFRTYSDHEAFVRHGFPALLLIEHDPPWQTAWPYYERNPFYHTSSDRPEYLNWELMETVAKLALGVVMGLLTGPPDQDLQPPPAPTLLLASATGDKLRMLLGQEGGPGGVQICVYEPDPPWVLPRAPAAVVPSGTTVLQVPREREYSQICLTAQKVGIVPIESARSDVYPVAKGPRGKLLLVDGFDRWGGSGSWSRPYHWFACLWGGPLAELGFSLDTSTNELVEDGTVDLRAYDAVFWLLGDESTEDETFTAQEQGRIRDYLRAGGRLFVSGSEIGWDLGARGSSSDRVFLRDYLRCIYQADDANSYEVLGVEGSPFAGLHLAYGARPYLEDYPDVLAPSSAAHLGLQYANGLGAGVYFVGKVPGGTVDCQVVVLGFPLETVEDEHERRALLERVLQFFGLLPTHVAEGASHQGREDFELSLEAWPNPFNDALHLRIRGRVGLNLSVRVWNVRGQRVTCLFDRSLDTSEIDLGWEAESCPSGTYLVEAIQGGRRSVLRVVLIR; encoded by the coding sequence ATGAGGACAGACTTGGCGTACCGGCGCCTTCTCCTGTTGTTGTTTGCTTGGGCGGCGGCGTGGACGGACCTGAGCGCCCAGGACCCCCTCGAGAGGGGGATGAACGCTATCTCTCGGGACCAGATGAAGGCTGTGGTGGCTACCCTGGTCGACGCAGGAGGGCACGGATCTCGGGTTACGTTCACCGCCGGCAACGACAGCGCCGCCCAGTGGATCCTCAGGACTCTCCGCAGCCTCCCTCTGGATTCGAGCTGGGCGGACACCTTCTACGCGACGCAAGCAACCCCGCCCTGGAACGCGCACCCGCTGGTCAACGTGGTGGGCCTTCTGCGCGGGACGGAACGGCCGCACGAGATTGTGGTTCTCGGGGCCCATTACGACTGTTCGGCCAGTAACGAAGGGGACTGGCCTCGGTCGTGGTTTCAGATTCCGGCTCCCGGAGCAGACGACAACGCCTCCGGCGTGGCGATCGTGCTGGAGATCGCGCGGGTCCTCGGCGAGATCGGCTATCGCGGGTCGCGCAGCCTGCTGGTGGCCGCCTTTGCGGCGGAGGAGACGAGCCCTGCGATCCCCGCGGGCGTCGCCGACACCCTGAGGCATCACCTGGGAAGCGCCGAACTTGCAGCGCGCCTTCGGGAGGAAGAGGCGCACGTCTCTTCGGTGCTAATCCTCGACATGGTCGGATACAATCCCGGCGCCTCCTACTTGGACTTTGTCGCCGACAAGCCCTCCCAGGGGATCGCCCTGTACGCCCGTTCCCTCATCCGAGAGCTCGGCTTGCCGCTGGAATGCAATGACCCCCCGTTCCCCTTTCGTACGTACAGCGATCACGAGGCGTTTGTGCGCCATGGCTTTCCGGCCCTCTTGCTGATCGAACACGACCCTCCGTGGCAGACGGCCTGGCCTTATTACGAGCGCAATCCCTTCTACCACACCTCCTCCGATCGGCCGGAGTATCTGAACTGGGAACTGATGGAGACGGTGGCAAAGCTGGCCCTCGGGGTTGTAATGGGACTCCTGACAGGCCCCCCTGACCAAGACCTCCAACCTCCTCCGGCTCCGACCCTGCTTCTGGCCAGTGCCACGGGTGACAAGCTCCGGATGCTGCTTGGACAGGAGGGAGGGCCGGGAGGCGTTCAGATTTGCGTCTACGAGCCCGACCCACCCTGGGTTCTGCCTCGCGCGCCTGCGGCGGTCGTCCCGTCCGGAACGACGGTACTGCAGGTCCCCCGGGAAAGAGAGTACTCGCAGATCTGCCTCACCGCTCAGAAGGTCGGCATTGTCCCGATCGAGAGCGCCCGCTCGGACGTGTACCCCGTGGCCAAAGGTCCCCGGGGGAAGCTTCTCCTTGTGGACGGATTCGACCGATGGGGTGGGTCGGGTAGCTGGTCCAGACCCTACCACTGGTTTGCTTGCCTGTGGGGGGGACCGCTGGCGGAGCTCGGCTTCTCCCTTGACACCTCCACCAACGAGCTCGTGGAAGACGGCACCGTTGACCTGCGTGCGTACGACGCGGTGTTCTGGCTCCTGGGCGACGAATCGACAGAGGACGAGACGTTCACAGCTCAGGAACAGGGCCGTATTCGGGATTATCTGCGGGCTGGAGGAAGGCTCTTCGTTTCCGGTTCCGAGATCGGCTGGGATCTGGGCGCCCGCGGCTCGAGCTCCGACCGCGTGTTTCTAAGGGACTATCTGCGGTGCATCTACCAGGCAGACGACGCCAACAGCTACGAGGTTTTGGGGGTAGAGGGATCGCCCTTTGCAGGCCTGCACCTTGCCTACGGCGCGAGGCCCTACCTCGAAGATTATCCCGATGTCTTGGCGCCTTCGAGCGCGGCGCACCTGGGCCTGCAATACGCCAACGGATTGGGAGCTGGGGTGTACTTTGTGGGGAAGGTTCCCGGTGGAACGGTAGACTGCCAGGTGGTAGTTCTCGGATTTCCGCTGGAGACGGTCGAAGACGAACACGAGCGCAGAGCCCTTCTGGAGAGGGTTCTGCAGTTCTTCGGGTTGCTCCCGACTCACGTTGCGGAAGGCGCAAGCCACCAGGGGCGGGAGGACTTCGAGCTGTCGCTGGAGGCCTGGCCGAATCCGTTCAACGATGCCCTCCATCTTCGCATCCGCGGCAGGGTGGGTCTGAACCTGAGCGTGCGCGTTTGGAACGTGCGGGGACAAAGGGTGACGTGCCTTTTCGACCGTTCGCTGGACACCTCTGAAATTGACCTCGGTTGGGAGGCGGAATCCTGTCCCAGCGGGACCTATCTGGTGGAGGCGATCCAGGGCGGGAGGCGATCGGTGCTGCGCGTGGTCTTGATCCGGTAG
- a CDS encoding amino acid permease yields the protein MADLGRKLGLWHAVAIVVGTVIGSGVFVTLPIVAQEAGAPLPAVLAWLVGGLLWVPQVLLLAELGTAYPENGFAYLYLTRAGSRALAFLYVWTVFWTSDTPSISIIALSASSALGTILPGLGAGWQARALASSLIVGLTFVHVRDVRIGGNVQIGLTVAKLLPLVLLVFAGLAGGGDWNFAGQWGPISARPLMAAVAATTWSYAGFPNILYMAGEIARPGRNLPLALIGSVLGVTLAYTLISLATSAIVPFADLAAAQGTFVNPFRYLPVLASVAASFLALSAFVSMVGAASACIMVQPRIQYAIARDGYWPRVFASVHPRFQTPHVSILAQSGLAVVLVLVGGIENLLGYFTLSYLLQNALVYAVVPWLRRRPDYCPAYRAPCWVGLVALSVLTQLYLAYGTFVAYPSAGVLAAAALIGTGLPVYGVYHRRAQRKTARGEKCSRGN from the coding sequence GTGGCCGATCTGGGGCGCAAACTTGGCCTCTGGCACGCGGTGGCAATCGTGGTCGGGACGGTGATTGGCTCTGGGGTGTTCGTCACGCTTCCGATCGTAGCCCAGGAGGCAGGTGCGCCGCTCCCCGCCGTTCTGGCCTGGCTGGTAGGCGGCTTGTTGTGGGTCCCGCAAGTCTTGCTCCTTGCTGAGCTGGGAACAGCCTACCCGGAGAACGGCTTCGCTTACCTTTACCTGACGAGGGCGGGGAGCCGTGCCCTCGCCTTCCTGTACGTCTGGACGGTCTTTTGGACGAGCGATACCCCCTCGATCAGCATCATCGCCCTCAGTGCGAGCTCGGCCCTGGGGACTATCTTGCCGGGACTCGGAGCAGGCTGGCAAGCCAGGGCCCTGGCTTCGAGCCTTATCGTGGGCCTCACCTTCGTCCACGTGAGGGACGTGAGGATCGGGGGGAATGTGCAGATTGGGCTCACCGTCGCAAAGTTGCTTCCCCTGGTGCTGCTGGTGTTTGCGGGATTGGCTGGAGGTGGAGACTGGAACTTCGCTGGTCAATGGGGACCGATTTCCGCCCGCCCGTTAATGGCCGCTGTGGCAGCGACTACTTGGTCGTACGCTGGATTCCCGAACATCTTGTACATGGCCGGTGAGATTGCCAGACCGGGCCGCAATCTGCCTCTGGCTCTCATCGGCAGCGTGTTAGGAGTCACCCTCGCCTACACGCTGATTTCGCTGGCCACGAGCGCGATCGTCCCATTCGCAGACCTGGCGGCAGCGCAGGGAACGTTCGTCAACCCCTTCCGGTATCTGCCCGTGCTTGCATCGGTAGCGGCCTCCTTTCTTGCCCTTTCGGCCTTTGTTTCGATGGTCGGAGCGGCCAGCGCGTGCATCATGGTGCAACCGCGCATCCAGTACGCCATCGCCAGGGACGGGTATTGGCCCCGGGTATTCGCCTCTGTCCACCCGCGGTTCCAGACGCCCCACGTGTCCATCCTTGCACAATCCGGACTGGCCGTAGTCCTTGTGCTGGTGGGCGGCATCGAGAACCTGCTGGGCTACTTTACCCTTTCGTACCTGTTGCAGAACGCCTTGGTGTACGCCGTAGTGCCATGGCTGCGGCGCCGTCCGGATTACTGCCCTGCTTATCGGGCGCCATGCTGGGTCGGGCTGGTGGCGCTTTCGGTGCTGACACAGCTCTATCTGGCCTACGGAACCTTTGTAGCTTATCCGAGCGCTGGGGTCCTGGCAGCCGCCGCCCTGATCGGAACCGGCCTGCCCGTGTACGGGGTCTACCACCGGAGGGCTCAGCGGAAGACCGCCCGCGGCGAGAAGTGCAGCCGGGGGAACTAG
- the fni gene encoding type 2 isopentenyl-diphosphate Delta-isomerase, with protein MEQTTNDRKLDHLRILRSDWGVDRRKYYFRKILLKHRALPELDLAEIDPSVEFLGKRLSFPLMISSMTGGDHELLRRVNRHLAQAAEATGVAMAVGSQRVMFSNPNARDSFDLRPYAPRTVLCANLGAVQLNYGFGVRECREAVEILAADGLCLHLNPLQEAVQPEGNTNFAGLAEKIAEVAASLPVPVILKEVGSGISAEDMELALRAGIRIVDVAGAGGTSWSRVEHHRRDNPSEPGLGLVFQDWGIPTPLALCLLRPYRDRVQIIASGGIRTGIDMAKAIVLGASLCGMASPFLEPALDSPERVVEMIERLRREFLTAMFLLGVRRVDEMRGNDALLLRPPEWP; from the coding sequence ATGGAGCAAACAACCAACGATCGCAAGCTGGATCATCTCCGCATCCTTCGCTCCGACTGGGGAGTGGACCGCAGAAAGTACTACTTCCGGAAGATCCTCCTAAAGCACCGCGCCCTTCCGGAGCTGGATCTGGCAGAGATTGATCCGTCGGTGGAGTTCCTGGGGAAGCGGCTGTCTTTTCCGCTGATGATCAGCTCAATGACGGGCGGGGACCATGAGCTGTTGCGGCGTGTCAATCGCCACCTGGCCCAGGCAGCTGAGGCCACGGGAGTGGCGATGGCCGTCGGTTCCCAGCGGGTCATGTTCAGCAACCCAAATGCCCGCGATAGCTTCGATCTCCGCCCCTATGCCCCTCGGACCGTGCTTTGCGCTAATCTCGGGGCAGTCCAGCTAAACTACGGATTTGGCGTCCGAGAGTGCCGCGAGGCGGTCGAAATCCTGGCGGCCGACGGGCTCTGCCTCCATCTGAACCCACTTCAAGAAGCGGTGCAGCCAGAAGGCAATACCAACTTCGCCGGTCTGGCGGAGAAGATTGCAGAAGTCGCAGCCTCGCTTCCCGTGCCGGTGATCCTGAAGGAGGTGGGCTCGGGGATTTCGGCCGAGGACATGGAGCTCGCCCTCCGCGCAGGAATTCGGATTGTCGACGTGGCCGGTGCCGGAGGGACCTCGTGGAGTCGCGTGGAGCACCATCGGCGGGATAACCCTTCGGAACCAGGTCTAGGACTGGTCTTCCAGGACTGGGGGATACCGACGCCGCTGGCTCTGTGCCTGCTTCGACCCTATCGGGATCGCGTTCAGATCATCGCCTCGGGGGGAATTCGTACCGGAATCGACATGGCCAAGGCGATCGTGCTCGGGGCCTCCCTCTGCGGAATGGCTTCGCCGTTTCTTGAGCCTGCTCTGGATTCCCCGGAGCGGGTCGTGGAGATGATCGAAAGGCTCCGCCGCGAGTTCCTTACCGCCATGTTCCTCCTTGGCGTGCGGAGGGTGGACGAGATGCGTGGCAACGACGCCCTCCTGTTGCGCCCTCCGGAATGGCCGTAG
- a CDS encoding response regulator transcription factor, with product MMELNENKLLVFDRAAAADNELFGRLKQEGFELVHIDNLEDAAERIRAEKPAGVLINVDTCGSDSWSVVRELKQNLETRRIAIILYSGYDDEANIVRGFEEGADDYIVRPTASRATVARIKGIVRRVRELGSRRIKVKDLEIDLDEHRVYKAGKPIDLTYTQFKLLYLLASHRENVFTRQEILERVWGKKVYVTSRTVDVHIKRLREKLGEQKYPSKYIETIHGTGYRFM from the coding sequence ATGATGGAACTGAACGAGAACAAGCTTCTGGTCTTCGACAGGGCGGCAGCTGCCGACAATGAGCTCTTCGGCCGACTCAAGCAAGAAGGCTTTGAGCTCGTGCACATCGACAACCTTGAGGACGCGGCGGAAAGGATCCGCGCCGAGAAACCCGCAGGCGTGCTGATCAATGTGGACACCTGCGGTTCCGATTCGTGGTCCGTGGTTCGCGAACTCAAGCAGAACCTGGAAACGCGTAGAATTGCCATCATCCTGTACTCGGGCTACGACGACGAGGCCAACATCGTGCGTGGCTTCGAAGAAGGTGCGGATGACTACATCGTGCGGCCAACTGCCTCTCGCGCTACTGTCGCCCGTATCAAGGGAATCGTGCGCCGCGTCCGTGAGCTGGGGTCCCGCCGTATCAAGGTCAAGGACCTCGAAATCGACCTGGACGAGCATCGTGTCTACAAGGCGGGCAAGCCGATCGACCTGACCTACACCCAGTTCAAGCTCCTGTACCTCCTGGCTTCGCATCGCGAGAACGTGTTCACCCGACAAGAGATCCTCGAGCGCGTGTGGGGCAAGAAAGTGTACGTCACCAGCCGCACTGTTGACGTCCACATCAAACGCCTCCGCGAAAAGCTCGGGGAGCAAAAGTATCCATCCAAGTACATCGAGACGATCCACGGCACAGGCTACCGCTTCATGTAG
- a CDS encoding N-acetyltransferase — MERLTVRPVRNKRELKQFILFPWKVYKGDPNWVPPLIVDMKEMLDKRKNPFFQHSDAEFFLARRGDEVVGRIAAIQNNRHNEFHQEKTGFFGFFEVLRDYEAAAALFDAAAAWLADRGLTLMRGPMNYSTNDTVGFLLEGFDKPPVVLMTYNPPYYLEFCQRYGFQKAKDLYAYLMTADQPLPEKTIRVAEAVKRRENLEFRPVNMRRFWDEVDLVFQIYNDAWSLNWGFVPLTREEIDHIAKQLKMIIDPDLVLIALINGEPAGFSLALPDVNQALIRIRNGRLLPFGLPKLLWYMRKINGIRVFTMGVVRKYQKRGIDALFYVETYRRGVAKGHRWGEFSWILEDNVMMNRAAESLGARVYKRYRVYEKPIAQA, encoded by the coding sequence ATGGAACGTCTGACGGTCCGCCCTGTCCGCAACAAGCGCGAACTCAAGCAGTTCATCCTCTTCCCGTGGAAGGTCTACAAGGGCGACCCCAATTGGGTGCCGCCCTTAATTGTCGACATGAAGGAGATGCTCGACAAGCGGAAGAACCCGTTCTTCCAGCACTCGGACGCTGAGTTCTTCCTAGCTCGTCGGGGCGACGAGGTGGTGGGCCGGATCGCCGCCATCCAGAACAACCGCCACAACGAGTTTCACCAGGAAAAGACCGGCTTCTTCGGCTTTTTCGAAGTCCTGCGGGATTACGAAGCCGCGGCCGCCCTCTTCGACGCCGCAGCTGCTTGGCTTGCGGATCGGGGCCTCACCTTGATGCGCGGTCCCATGAACTACAGCACCAACGACACCGTCGGCTTCCTCCTCGAGGGATTCGACAAGCCGCCCGTAGTCCTCATGACCTACAATCCTCCGTACTACCTCGAGTTCTGCCAGCGGTATGGCTTCCAGAAGGCCAAGGACCTCTACGCCTACCTGATGACCGCGGACCAGCCCCTCCCGGAGAAGACCATCCGGGTTGCTGAGGCCGTCAAACGGAGGGAAAACCTCGAATTTCGGCCCGTAAACATGCGACGTTTCTGGGACGAGGTGGACCTGGTTTTCCAGATTTACAACGACGCCTGGAGCCTGAACTGGGGCTTTGTGCCCCTCACCCGGGAGGAAATCGACCACATCGCCAAACAGCTCAAGATGATCATCGATCCGGACCTCGTGCTCATCGCGCTGATCAACGGCGAGCCCGCGGGTTTCTCGCTCGCTCTGCCTGACGTCAACCAAGCGCTTATCCGAATTCGAAATGGGCGCCTGTTGCCCTTCGGCCTGCCCAAGCTGCTCTGGTACATGCGGAAGATAAACGGAATCCGCGTGTTTACGATGGGCGTGGTCCGCAAATATCAGAAACGGGGGATCGATGCCCTGTTCTATGTCGAGACCTACCGGCGGGGCGTGGCGAAGGGCCACCGCTGGGGCGAATTCTCCTGGATTCTCGAGGATAACGTGATGATGAACCGTGCGGCCGAATCCCTGGGGGCGCGGGTGTACAAGCGGTATCGGGTCTATGAGAAGCCCATCGCGCAGGCGTAA
- a CDS encoding aminotransferase class I/II-fold pyridoxal phosphate-dependent enzyme, translated as MDLFEKCYRFTRAKEAMAAGIYPYFRAIESGADTQVVIDGRQVIMVGSNNYLGLTQDPRVKKAAQDAIERFGSGCTGSRFLNGTLTLHEELEERLAAFMKREAALVFSTGFQTNLGTIATIVGKDDLIFADRDNHASIVDGCRLAFGKTVKYRHNDMADLERVLRMYADDDAGKLIVTDGVFSMGGDIVDLPQLVTIAKKYGARIMIDDAHSIGVLGEHGRGTAEHFGLEDQVDIVMGTFSKSFASIGGFIAGDEPVIHYIKHHSRSLIFSASPPPAAVATVLACLDIIEKEPERRQRLWEITEKMRRGFRELGFNTGNSQTPIIPIIIGEDEKTFAFWKALFENGVYANPVISPAVPPGMSLIRTSYMATHKDEELDRVLEVFEKVGRQFGVI; from the coding sequence GTGGACCTGTTCGAGAAGTGCTATCGGTTCACGAGGGCAAAGGAGGCGATGGCAGCGGGCATTTACCCCTACTTCCGGGCCATCGAATCAGGAGCAGACACCCAGGTCGTGATCGACGGCCGGCAGGTTATCATGGTCGGATCCAACAACTACCTTGGCCTGACTCAGGATCCGAGGGTGAAGAAAGCCGCCCAGGACGCGATCGAGCGTTTCGGGTCGGGCTGTACGGGCTCCCGCTTCCTCAACGGCACACTGACCCTGCACGAGGAGCTGGAGGAGCGGCTTGCCGCATTCATGAAGAGGGAGGCGGCGCTGGTCTTCTCAACCGGGTTCCAGACCAACCTGGGCACCATCGCCACGATCGTTGGAAAAGATGACCTCATCTTTGCGGACCGAGATAACCACGCCAGTATCGTCGATGGCTGCCGTTTGGCCTTCGGCAAGACCGTCAAGTACCGGCATAATGACATGGCCGACCTGGAACGCGTCCTGCGCATGTACGCCGATGATGACGCGGGAAAGCTCATCGTAACGGACGGGGTCTTTTCGATGGGGGGCGACATTGTAGACCTCCCGCAACTGGTCACGATCGCCAAAAAGTACGGCGCCCGCATTATGATTGACGATGCCCACTCCATCGGAGTGCTCGGCGAGCACGGGCGAGGAACGGCCGAGCACTTCGGCCTGGAGGATCAGGTAGACATCGTCATGGGTACGTTCAGCAAGAGCTTCGCCTCGATCGGCGGGTTCATCGCGGGGGACGAACCGGTCATCCATTATATCAAGCATCATTCCCGAAGCCTGATTTTTTCCGCCAGTCCGCCGCCGGCCGCTGTAGCCACCGTACTGGCGTGCCTGGACATCATCGAGAAGGAGCCAGAGAGGCGCCAGCGGCTATGGGAGATCACGGAAAAGATGCGTCGCGGCTTCCGGGAACTGGGATTCAATACCGGCAATAGCCAAACCCCCATCATTCCCATCATCATTGGAGAGGACGAAAAGACGTTCGCTTTCTGGAAAGCGCTTTTCGAGAATGGGGTGTACGCGAATCCTGTAATCAGCCCGGCCGTTCCCCCCGGAATGTCTTTGATTCGCACCTCCTATATGGCCACCCACAAGGATGAAGAGCTGGACCGGGTGCTGGAGGTTTTTGAGAAGGTGGGCAGGCAGTTCGGGGTCATCTGA
- a CDS encoding GDP-mannose 4,6-dehydratase, with product MRALITGGAGFIGSHLAEALLERGDSVYVIDNLSTGRLENVQHLRDNPRFGIAVETILNETVMDRLVSECDVIFHLAAAVGVELIVSHPVETIETNILGTHAVLKLANRYLRRVLIASTSEIYGKSEKVPFSEDDDRILGPTSRSRWSYADSKAIDEYLALAYHKEKNLQVTVARLFNTVGPRQTGRWGMVIPRMVTQALRGDPITVYGDGSQVRSFTYVKDTVRALIGLVESPNAVGQIYNVGSRNTISIKELAHKIKEMTGSPSEIVYIPYDQAYEKGFEDMRIRIPDLTKIRRDIGWEPQYTLEDILREVIEYFRAHPDAI from the coding sequence ATGCGCGCATTGATCACCGGAGGAGCGGGCTTCATTGGTTCCCACCTGGCTGAGGCCCTTTTGGAGAGGGGCGACTCTGTGTACGTGATCGACAACCTGTCCACAGGGCGCCTGGAGAACGTTCAGCACCTGCGCGACAATCCTCGATTCGGCATCGCCGTGGAGACCATCCTCAACGAAACCGTGATGGATCGATTGGTGAGCGAGTGCGACGTCATTTTCCATCTTGCGGCCGCGGTGGGCGTGGAGCTCATCGTAAGCCATCCGGTGGAGACCATCGAGACCAATATTCTGGGCACGCACGCCGTGCTGAAGCTGGCCAATCGCTACCTCCGGCGTGTCCTCATCGCTTCCACATCCGAGATCTACGGCAAGAGCGAGAAGGTGCCTTTCTCCGAAGATGACGATCGCATCCTCGGCCCCACCTCCCGCAGTCGATGGAGCTACGCCGACTCCAAGGCCATCGACGAGTACCTGGCGCTCGCCTATCACAAGGAGAAAAACTTGCAGGTAACGGTGGCACGCCTTTTCAATACCGTGGGACCAAGGCAGACCGGCCGCTGGGGGATGGTAATCCCGCGGATGGTCACCCAGGCTCTCAGGGGGGATCCCATCACAGTCTATGGGGACGGCAGCCAGGTGCGCTCCTTTACCTATGTCAAAGACACCGTTCGGGCCCTCATCGGACTGGTAGAGTCGCCGAACGCCGTGGGACAGATCTACAACGTCGGGAGCCGGAACACCATTAGCATCAAGGAGCTCGCTCACAAGATCAAGGAGATGACCGGCTCTCCGTCCGAAATCGTTTACATTCCCTATGATCAGGCCTATGAAAAGGGCTTCGAGGACATGCGGATCCGCATCCCGGACCTGACCAAGATCCGGCGAGACATTGGCTGGGAACCCCAGTACACGCTGGAAGACATCCTCCGCGAGGTGATCGAGTATTTCCGCGCCCACCCCGATGCGATCTGA